One segment of Saprospiraceae bacterium DNA contains the following:
- the ruvB gene encoding Holliday junction branch migration DNA helicase RuvB, with translation MLSKNLANEPNNGEEKLVEKALRPKLLDEFSGQQKIVDNLQVFIQAAKQRGEALDHLLLHGPPGLGKTTLSHIVANELGASLKMSSGPVLEKPGDLAGLLTNLEPGDVLFIDEIHRLNTVVEEYLYSAMEDYRIDIMIDSGPNARSIQITLNPFTLIGATTRMGLLTSPLRARFGINCHLDYYDVPTLERILHRSAAILDIPIAPEGAHEIARRSRGTPRIANALLRRIRDFAQIKGDGSVNQEIARYGLAALDVDEAGLDEMDIRILTTIIHKFKGGPVGLTTIATAVGEEAGTIEEVHEPFLIMEGYIQRTPRGRTATEKAYKHIGAVMPGREGRLF, from the coding sequence ATTTTGTCAAAAAATCTCGCAAACGAACCCAACAACGGCGAAGAAAAGCTTGTCGAAAAGGCACTTCGCCCAAAACTGCTGGATGAGTTCAGCGGCCAACAGAAGATTGTGGACAACCTGCAAGTCTTCATCCAAGCAGCCAAGCAGCGCGGCGAAGCACTCGACCATCTGCTGCTGCACGGCCCCCCAGGGCTTGGCAAAACGACCCTCTCGCACATCGTCGCCAACGAGCTCGGTGCCTCATTGAAAATGAGCAGCGGCCCCGTGCTCGAAAAACCCGGCGACCTTGCCGGCCTGCTCACCAACCTTGAACCCGGCGACGTGCTGTTCATTGATGAAATCCACCGGCTCAACACCGTCGTCGAAGAATACCTCTACTCCGCCATGGAGGACTACCGCATAGACATCATGATTGACTCCGGCCCCAACGCCCGCAGCATCCAAATCACACTCAACCCATTCACCCTCATCGGTGCCACCACGCGCATGGGACTGCTCACCTCGCCGCTTCGCGCCCGCTTCGGCATCAATTGCCACCTCGACTACTACGACGTGCCGACGCTCGAACGCATCCTTCACCGCTCGGCGGCCATCCTCGACATCCCCATCGCGCCAGAGGGCGCGCATGAAATCGCCCGGCGCAGTCGCGGCACACCGCGCATCGCCAACGCGCTGCTTCGCCGCATCCGTGACTTTGCCCAAATAAAAGGCGACGGCTCTGTGAATCAGGAAATCGCCCGCTATGGCCTTGCCGCCCTCGACGTGGATGAGGCAGGTCTCGACGAAATGGACATCCGCATCCTGACGACGATTATCCACAAATTCAAAGGCGGTCCCGTCGGCCTCACCACCATCGCAACGGCAGTAGGCGAAGAGGCCGGCACCATCGAGGAGGTGCACGAGCCTTTCCTCATCATGGAAGGCTACATCCAGCGCACTCCAAGAGGGCGCACCGCGACGGAAAAGGCGTATAAACACATCGGGGCGGTGATGCCGGGGCGGGAAGGGAGGTTGTTTTAA
- a CDS encoding redoxin domain-containing protein, whose product MKNLHCLLLLSIFGLNGMAAQISLRGKIANVPPNAVKKAILEYWNTERWQQLETITLDSDGSFSVSVDAPVQAQARLRMVNQPRYWADFLLPAPAQEERELVFDMDFNLMDGGPARVVGSPENDLYHTLMSAQHGLAKLRDSERKATLAQIEAAERDLNRLCRDIATQHKGTFSGDIVAPLLIQPQKQDYPNNPKVANMTANEFAVAYSLDEVPFRYERVLYHTGFVKALNRYYHYFDRKSPEGGKQYIDGVMSRRNGNDEVDNYVFRYLLDKMMDYKDEAGLTYLLTWYLPDCPDENPLPNSTLNLLEALKNCEPGKLVPDLRLPDLSGQIVSLGEVCAKNKMTLLLFWRSNCSHCKEFEPRLMEIYGKYRPLGVEVFALSSDKMEQDWRTHLEKEPTPWLNVFIPAHQRREINRQFPSPSTPTLISIDRERKVLSRLIVRSQLEAYLEEVLPSL is encoded by the coding sequence ATGAAAAATCTACATTGCCTGCTACTGCTTTCCATCTTTGGTCTTAATGGAATGGCTGCTCAAATCTCCCTGCGCGGAAAAATCGCCAACGTGCCACCAAACGCTGTCAAAAAGGCCATCTTGGAATACTGGAACACCGAACGCTGGCAACAGTTGGAGACCATCACGCTCGACTCGGACGGCTCTTTCAGCGTCAGCGTGGACGCGCCTGTGCAAGCCCAAGCCCGGTTGCGCATGGTGAACCAACCCAGATATTGGGCGGATTTTTTATTGCCGGCACCCGCTCAGGAGGAGCGGGAATTGGTGTTCGACATGGATTTCAACCTAATGGATGGAGGACCGGCGCGTGTGGTAGGCTCGCCCGAAAACGACCTGTACCACACCCTCATGTCGGCGCAGCATGGGTTGGCCAAGCTGCGCGACAGCGAGCGCAAGGCCACCTTAGCCCAGATAGAGGCCGCCGAACGCGACCTCAATCGACTTTGTCGCGACATCGCAACGCAGCACAAGGGTACTTTTTCGGGCGACATCGTGGCACCATTGCTCATCCAGCCTCAAAAGCAAGACTACCCAAACAACCCGAAAGTGGCCAACATGACCGCCAACGAGTTTGCGGTCGCATATTCGCTCGACGAGGTGCCGTTCCGCTATGAGCGAGTGCTCTATCACACAGGTTTTGTGAAGGCGCTCAATCGGTATTACCACTATTTCGACCGCAAGTCGCCCGAAGGTGGCAAGCAATACATAGATGGCGTGATGTCGCGGCGCAACGGCAACGACGAGGTGGACAACTATGTGTTCCGTTATCTGCTCGACAAGATGATGGACTACAAGGACGAGGCGGGCCTAACCTATCTGCTCACATGGTATTTGCCAGATTGCCCCGACGAAAATCCTTTGCCCAATAGCACCCTCAATCTGTTGGAAGCGCTCAAAAACTGCGAGCCGGGCAAACTCGTCCCGGATTTGAGACTGCCCGACTTGAGTGGCCAAATCGTCTCGCTTGGGGAAGTGTGCGCCAAAAACAAAATGACGCTTCTGCTCTTCTGGCGCAGCAACTGCTCGCACTGCAAGGAGTTCGAGCCTCGATTGATGGAGATTTACGGGAAATATCGTCCGCTAGGGGTGGAGGTTTTTGCGCTTTCGAGCGACAAGATGGAGCAAGACTGGAGAACGCACCTCGAAAAAGAACCGACCCCGTGGCTCAATGTCTTCATCCCGGCGCACCAGCGTCGGGAAATCAATCGGCAGTTCCCTTCACCGAGCACCCCCACCTTGATTTCGATTGACCGCGAGCGGAAGGTGCTGTCCCGCCTCATCGTGCGGAGCCAATTGGAGGCTTATTTGGAAGAGGTGCTGCCGAGTTTGTGA
- a CDS encoding VOC family protein, whose amino-acid sequence MQIILPLFRFQTTLMCLLLLTISAPCCKHKPAATESGVLEIGLICSDLPQSLDFYKNIVGMKEIGGFEVEGDFSADIGLSNGKAFNVRRLKLVDSPCATILKLACCSDSTTTRTAHASVLPGVRYLTFEVASTQIIKENLQRRGIPLLGKTPVDMGDGTELLMCQDPDGVFVEIVGGK is encoded by the coding sequence ATGCAGATAATACTTCCCCTTTTTCGGTTCCAGACAACGCTAATGTGCCTGTTGCTGCTGACTATTTCAGCCCCATGTTGCAAACACAAACCTGCAGCTACTGAATCGGGTGTGCTCGAAATCGGCCTGATATGTTCCGACCTGCCACAATCGCTGGATTTTTACAAAAACATTGTTGGCATGAAAGAGATAGGCGGCTTTGAGGTGGAGGGTGATTTCAGCGCCGATATTGGCCTTTCAAATGGCAAAGCGTTCAATGTCAGGCGATTGAAACTGGTGGACAGCCCCTGCGCCACCATTCTGAAGCTAGCTTGTTGCAGCGATTCGACGACCACTCGCACGGCGCATGCCAGCGTGCTTCCGGGGGTGCGCTACCTTACCTTCGAGGTGGCCTCCACACAAATCATCAAGGAAAATCTTCAAAGACGCGGTATCCCGTTGCTCGGCAAAACGCCCGTAGATATGGGCGACGGGACGGAGTTGCTCATGTGCCAAGACCCCGACGGGGTATTTGTGGAAATCGTTGGGGGCAAGTGA
- a CDS encoding acyltransferase yields the protein MGESRQQGKVRLLELDALRGIAALMVVLFHFTMDRPEMYMGFKYGVTGVDFFFIISGFVIFLTLSNTKNWKDFVVSRFSRLYPTYWAAVTFTAIMTVVYRLIHHESMSGLLVQDLANMTMFQWYFKIPNLDEPYWTLLIEMQFYAVMLLFFYLKWLDRITLIGIGGLSFVLLNHFVFSQSAPFIFKYSRGLFSLVNHFPLFFAGILFYKIKFRQGRIRFKVPLLAACFATQIILYPDGGTSYLYISQAEYAVMLSLYFAVFSLYAFDVTLHIVNRATVFLGTISYSLYLVHKFVCKSLIIPLLEEEMHLNFWFVVFGVCLPLVIILATLITYLVEKPALEYIRRRYKRFSQRKALMEQLAN from the coding sequence ATGGGAGAATCAAGACAGCAAGGGAAAGTCAGGCTGCTCGAATTAGACGCTTTGAGAGGCATCGCCGCATTGATGGTGGTGCTTTTTCATTTTACGATGGACCGCCCGGAAATGTATATGGGGTTCAAGTACGGGGTCACCGGGGTTGATTTCTTTTTCATCATCAGTGGTTTCGTCATTTTTCTGACGCTCTCCAACACCAAAAACTGGAAGGATTTTGTCGTCAGCCGATTCTCTCGCCTCTATCCTACTTACTGGGCGGCGGTGACCTTCACTGCTATCATGACGGTGGTCTATCGCCTCATTCACCATGAGTCCATGTCGGGGTTGCTTGTGCAGGATTTGGCCAACATGACCATGTTCCAGTGGTACTTCAAAATCCCCAATCTCGACGAGCCGTATTGGACGCTGCTGATTGAGATGCAATTCTATGCGGTGATGTTGCTGTTTTTTTACCTTAAATGGCTCGACCGCATCACGTTAATTGGAATTGGCGGTTTGTCGTTCGTTTTGCTCAACCACTTTGTTTTCAGCCAGTCCGCGCCTTTTATCTTCAAATACTCGCGTGGTTTGTTCAGTTTGGTTAATCATTTCCCACTTTTTTTCGCGGGTATTTTGTTCTACAAAATCAAGTTTCGACAAGGGCGCATTCGCTTTAAAGTGCCTTTGTTGGCGGCCTGCTTTGCCACCCAGATTATCCTTTATCCCGATGGCGGCACTTCGTATCTCTATATTTCTCAAGCCGAGTATGCCGTGATGCTGTCGCTGTACTTCGCTGTTTTCTCTCTTTATGCCTTTGATGTGACGCTACACATCGTCAATCGCGCAACGGTGTTTCTCGGCACCATTTCCTACAGCCTTTACTTGGTGCACAAGTTTGTTTGCAAGAGTCTGATTATTCCTTTGTTGGAAGAGGAAATGCACCTCAATTTCTGGTTTGTTGTGTTCGGGGTGTGCCTGCCTTTGGTCATTATCTTGGCGACTTTGATTACTTATTTGGTGGAAAAGCCAGCGTTGGAGTATATCCGCAGGCGCTACAAGAGATTTTCCCAAAGAAAAGCGCTGATGGAGCAGTTGGCGAATTGA
- a CDS encoding DUF1573 domain-containing protein encodes MKKIIFSLSCTIALMTALVSTAQTLKAVDDTQNVGKVEWLNRSADAGKTAFGTPVTREFAVKNISKENLILLQVRSACFCVTVDWSQEPIRPGETGIIRATYDAQREGDFYKIITVNTNFDPTHSVPFAFVGKVERLLEANAGQ; translated from the coding sequence ATGAAAAAGATAATATTCTCGCTCTCATGCACCATAGCCCTGATGACCGCCCTTGTTTCTACGGCTCAAACCCTTAAAGCAGTGGACGACACCCAGAACGTGGGTAAAGTGGAATGGCTCAATCGTTCGGCTGACGCGGGAAAGACTGCCTTCGGCACACCCGTCACCCGCGAGTTTGCGGTCAAAAACATCAGCAAGGAAAACCTCATTCTGCTTCAAGTGCGCAGCGCCTGTTTTTGCGTGACGGTAGATTGGTCGCAAGAGCCCATTCGCCCCGGCGAAACGGGCATCATCAGAGCCACCTACGATGCGCAGCGGGAAGGCGATTTTTACAAAATCATCACCGTCAACACCAATTTTGACCCAACCCATTCCGTGCCGTTCGCGTTTGTGGGCAAGGTGGAACGGCTCTTGGAAGCCAATGCGGGACAGTAG
- a CDS encoding T9SS type A sorting domain-containing protein — MYTVELTAINVCGASTLQQTINITMVSAEEPTWLSEFKLYPNPNTGAFIVEMTGTPTQEVEFVLFNTYGQMVKREVVDFGAGVLNRNFDYGHLPAAMYTLRIQAGNAAKYVKVAVQR, encoded by the coding sequence ATGTACACCGTAGAACTTACTGCCATCAATGTGTGCGGAGCCAGCACCCTTCAGCAAACCATAAACATCACAATGGTCAGTGCCGAAGAGCCAACATGGTTGAGCGAGTTCAAATTGTATCCAAACCCGAACACGGGAGCCTTCATTGTGGAAATGACTGGTACACCAACCCAAGAAGTCGAGTTTGTGCTTTTCAATACTTACGGCCAGATGGTCAAGCGCGAAGTTGTTGACTTTGGCGCAGGTGTATTGAATCGCAATTTCGATTACGGGCATTTGCCAGCAGCCATGTACACTTTGCGCATTCAGGCAGGCAACGCAGCTAAGTATGTGAAAGTGGCCGTGCAGCGATAG